One Thermoplasma volcanium GSS1 genomic window carries:
- a CDS encoding DEAD/DEAH box helicase family protein has product MVNIKSFGTKDIPLKLAKKISEEVNTLWKSGDFMQKVSPVTQELLNFWNPEGIFAEEREFNFHEGQWQAILNTIYIHEILKLKSVGEIYMSIYPDLVQQMDLLDLKRDKYEHPKYCIKMATGTGKTWVLDALLIWQYLNSRHEESESGEYSRNFLLVAPGIIVYERLLDAFLGKRKEDGSRDFEQSDFRNFEKLFIPPAYKDELFGFIQGCVTQKEEIGKKVTGDGLIAITNWHLLVEEEESIDADSPLDSPDITVKELLPIAPGTSQGHSLEELDNQYLRGRELEFLASLPDLVVFNDEAHHLGEMKKSDEVVEKKWQEALDKISENKKHRFMQVDFSATPYIVTGSGQSRVQNHFPHIIVNFDLVDAIKKGLVKTVAIDKRKEFGSIPLEDLEFKAEREGRQVTSLSDGQKLMLRAGVKKLNILEEEFTKLDSAKYPKMLIVCEDTKVVPLVMGFLKQEGYSDDELMEIHSNKKGDVSEDEWKAIKQRLFDIDRHEKPKVIVSVLMLREGFDVNNICVIVPLRSASSYVLLEQLIGRGLRLMWRGPEYDDTRKENREKLLVKKEEPNSYIDILSVVEHPNFIEYYERVLAGMVGVVTQEPDKNRIVGDLVKVGLKPNYKDYDLFWIIILQEKEEELLTPELSVEKLEPFPIKLEALKPLVRNKGDTFYSEELTVKTTFGEYTVTADIFTAKSYNSFIQKIVNAVSVIHVNARGRKQREFPVMQVNSALIAKLCDEYIRHRLFEEEFDPLKDNNWRILLITQHSIIKHVVSNIAKAVYDSMNNLKINDAKIVKRYFSEVKEIRIRETYAITAAKNIYEKIAYPSHSGGFEKDFIEFIDADSKVKAFVKINEYYNDFANIIYIRDDGLLAHYYPDFMIKACDQLYLVETKSERDMSNQNVKNKRLAAIDWIDKVNELLPEERMSCTWSYVLLSQNTFEQMKKQGATTCEILEYAKLTKAKVRGTLGDYMGFKDY; this is encoded by the coding sequence ATGGTAAACATAAAGTCCTTTGGTACAAAAGATATCCCATTGAAACTCGCGAAGAAAATAAGCGAAGAGGTCAATACATTATGGAAATCCGGAGACTTTATGCAAAAAGTATCCCCGGTAACCCAGGAACTTCTTAACTTTTGGAACCCTGAGGGCATTTTTGCGGAAGAGAGGGAGTTCAATTTTCATGAGGGTCAGTGGCAGGCTATCCTCAATACAATTTACATTCACGAGATACTTAAGCTCAAGAGTGTGGGTGAGATTTACATGTCCATTTACCCTGACCTGGTTCAGCAGATGGATCTTCTTGACCTGAAGCGAGACAAGTATGAGCATCCCAAGTACTGCATCAAGATGGCAACCGGCACGGGGAAAACCTGGGTTCTCGATGCTCTGTTGATCTGGCAGTATCTCAACTCAAGGCACGAAGAGAGTGAAAGTGGAGAGTACTCCAGGAACTTTCTCCTTGTTGCCCCTGGAATAATAGTATATGAAAGGCTGCTTGACGCATTTCTTGGAAAGAGGAAGGAGGATGGAAGCAGAGATTTTGAGCAGTCAGATTTCAGGAACTTTGAAAAACTATTCATACCACCGGCATACAAGGATGAACTGTTCGGGTTCATCCAGGGATGTGTGACACAGAAGGAAGAGATCGGGAAAAAGGTGACAGGAGATGGACTTATTGCCATAACCAATTGGCATCTTCTGGTAGAGGAAGAGGAGTCGATTGACGCAGACTCACCGCTGGACAGCCCAGATATAACGGTAAAGGAATTATTGCCCATTGCGCCCGGCACCTCCCAAGGGCACTCTCTAGAAGAGCTGGACAATCAATACTTAAGAGGAAGGGAGCTGGAATTCCTGGCCAGCCTGCCTGATCTTGTTGTATTCAATGATGAGGCTCACCATCTAGGTGAGATGAAAAAATCCGATGAAGTGGTAGAGAAGAAGTGGCAGGAGGCTCTTGACAAGATTTCGGAAAACAAGAAGCATAGATTCATGCAGGTGGATTTTTCAGCAACACCGTACATTGTGACTGGAAGTGGTCAGAGCAGAGTACAGAACCATTTTCCACACATCATAGTAAACTTTGATCTTGTTGATGCCATAAAAAAAGGACTTGTGAAAACAGTAGCCATCGATAAGAGGAAGGAGTTCGGCTCCATTCCTTTGGAAGACCTCGAATTCAAGGCGGAACGCGAGGGAAGACAGGTAACAAGTCTCTCTGATGGTCAGAAGCTGATGTTAAGGGCAGGAGTAAAGAAACTCAACATTCTGGAGGAAGAGTTCACAAAACTGGACAGCGCAAAATATCCTAAAATGCTCATTGTGTGTGAAGACACAAAGGTTGTACCATTAGTTATGGGATTTCTGAAACAGGAAGGCTACTCCGATGATGAACTAATGGAGATTCATTCCAACAAGAAAGGAGATGTAAGTGAAGATGAGTGGAAGGCAATAAAACAGAGACTTTTCGACATAGACAGGCACGAAAAACCAAAAGTGATAGTTTCTGTTCTCATGCTCAGGGAAGGATTTGACGTAAACAATATATGCGTGATCGTGCCGCTTCGATCCGCATCCTCTTACGTGCTCCTAGAACAGCTCATAGGCAGAGGTCTGAGACTAATGTGGAGAGGGCCGGAATATGATGACACAAGAAAAGAAAATCGTGAAAAACTTCTCGTAAAGAAGGAGGAACCTAACAGCTACATAGACATTCTCAGTGTTGTTGAGCACCCCAATTTTATTGAGTATTACGAAAGAGTTCTTGCGGGAATGGTTGGGGTAGTTACCCAGGAGCCGGACAAAAACAGGATAGTTGGGGATCTGGTTAAGGTTGGCCTCAAACCCAATTACAAGGATTATGACTTATTCTGGATCATAATATTGCAGGAGAAGGAGGAAGAACTCTTGACTCCTGAACTTTCCGTCGAAAAACTTGAGCCTTTTCCGATTAAACTGGAAGCATTGAAGCCACTGGTCAGGAATAAAGGAGATACATTCTATAGCGAAGAACTCACTGTTAAGACGACTTTTGGCGAATATACTGTCACCGCGGATATATTCACGGCAAAGAGTTACAATTCTTTCATTCAGAAAATAGTAAATGCAGTATCAGTAATCCATGTCAATGCCAGAGGAAGGAAGCAGAGAGAATTTCCTGTAATGCAGGTGAATTCAGCCCTGATAGCAAAGCTATGTGACGAATACATAAGACATAGATTGTTTGAAGAGGAGTTTGATCCGCTCAAGGACAATAACTGGCGTATTTTGCTGATAACACAGCACAGCATAATAAAACACGTTGTCAGCAACATAGCCAAGGCTGTTTACGATTCTATGAATAACCTGAAGATAAATGACGCAAAAATCGTAAAGAGATATTTCTCAGAGGTGAAGGAAATAAGGATAAGGGAGACTTATGCCATAACTGCAGCAAAGAACATTTACGAAAAAATTGCTTATCCGTCGCACAGTGGTGGCTTTGAGAAGGATTTCATCGAGTTTATAGACGCTGACTCAAAAGTGAAGGCATTTGTGAAAATAAACGAATATTACAATGATTTTGCCAACATAATTTACATAAGAGACGATGGCTTGTTGGCGCACTACTACCCTGATTTTATGATCAAGGCGTGTGACCAGCTTTATCTGGTCGAGACAAAATCAGAGAGAGACATGAGCAATCAGAACGTGAAAAACAAGAGGCTGGCAGCCATAGACTGGATCGACAAGGTGAATGAACTGCTCCCTGAGGAGAGGATGTCCTGTACCTGGAGTTATGTATTACTGAGCCAGAATACCTTTGAACAGATGAAAAAGCAGGGAGCTACAACATGCGAAATACTGGAATACGCCAAACTCACCAAGGCAAAAGTAAGAGGCACGCTGGGAGATTACATGGGTTTCAAGGACTATTGA
- a CDS encoding site-specific DNA-methyltransferase, producing MVDSLGEKAEVTEKSKNGQKRSLIEELPKIVEKGKREAQKILDGLSKSQRITLQTNELVLPTKAIGGLTKFTGQAVKTQENNEFLNRLIYGDNLLAMQALLAGDPETGLPSMRGKIDLIYIDPPFDSKADYRTKIHLPSVDIEQKPSVIEQFAYSDTWKDGTKSYLEMLVPRLVLMRELLSEQGFLYVHIDWHIGHYVKVIIDDIFGKDNFRNEVIVRRIKKNVQEYDTVKQINYGHDTILFYSKNQDARFKPFQRHNERQERWHSFEAAGYRGGMDYELFGFKPRQGNHWRWSKDRADGAIKTGMLRPNPNTGKPEYKVEASESEVRDTIWEDITAYSFQFNYQTEKNEDLLDLILEHSSSSNSVIADFFAGSGTTGAVAEKLGRKWIMCDLGKPACMITRKRLIDQDAKPFLYQSIGDYQKEQFERSQFKRIGDLAHVVLNLYGALPFPMRDGTPNNLGYIKQSKTLVYVDSPTRVTGYATLKRAQELRGSFMGGWEKIIVLGWNFETDIGRIIESLNDDKLEVLVIPPDLLERLKHKADYETLIKEGKVKFSSLQYLSVKPIRKKASDESQDELEIELENYVLLSPDALPLDKDDKEKLEKVIEEDPLSLIEYWSIDPDYDGEVFRSKWQDYRENHEDNQKVDRKAKLVVPRKNGKRRVCVKAVDVFGFESAAVQEVS from the coding sequence ATGGTCGATTCATTGGGGGAGAAAGCTGAGGTAACCGAAAAAAGCAAAAATGGCCAAAAAAGATCGTTAATAGAAGAGTTACCAAAAATAGTTGAGAAAGGAAAACGAGAGGCTCAGAAGATACTTGATGGCCTGTCGAAATCCCAAAGGATAACATTACAGACAAATGAATTAGTGCTTCCGACAAAAGCAATCGGAGGGCTAACTAAGTTCACGGGTCAGGCTGTTAAGACTCAAGAAAACAATGAGTTTCTCAATAGACTCATTTACGGCGATAATTTACTTGCAATGCAAGCCCTCCTTGCTGGTGATCCAGAAACAGGGTTGCCCTCTATGCGAGGAAAGATAGACCTGATTTACATCGATCCCCCGTTTGACAGCAAGGCTGATTACAGAACAAAGATACATTTACCTTCTGTAGACATCGAACAAAAGCCTTCAGTAATAGAGCAATTTGCCTATTCTGATACTTGGAAGGATGGAACAAAATCATATTTAGAAATGTTGGTACCGAGATTAGTCTTAATGAGAGAACTACTTTCTGAACAAGGTTTTCTTTATGTCCACATCGATTGGCATATTGGACACTATGTGAAAGTAATTATTGATGACATATTTGGCAAGGACAACTTCAGAAATGAAGTGATAGTGCGTAGAATCAAGAAAAATGTACAAGAATATGATACAGTAAAGCAAATTAACTACGGCCATGACACAATACTGTTTTACAGCAAGAATCAGGATGCCCGATTCAAGCCATTTCAGAGACATAACGAGCGCCAAGAACGATGGCATTCTTTTGAAGCGGCCGGATATAGAGGAGGGATGGATTATGAACTGTTTGGATTCAAACCAAGACAGGGAAATCACTGGCGTTGGTCAAAAGATAGAGCGGATGGTGCGATAAAGACAGGCATGCTCCGACCTAATCCTAATACAGGGAAACCAGAATACAAAGTGGAAGCGTCAGAGTCTGAGGTAAGAGACACAATTTGGGAAGATATTACTGCTTATTCGTTTCAATTCAACTATCAAACTGAAAAGAATGAAGACTTGCTAGACCTCATCCTCGAGCATTCATCTAGTTCAAACTCCGTCATTGCTGATTTCTTTGCGGGTTCAGGAACTACAGGTGCAGTTGCTGAAAAACTTGGCAGAAAATGGATCATGTGCGATCTCGGAAAACCTGCCTGTATGATTACCAGAAAACGTCTCATCGATCAAGATGCCAAACCATTCCTATACCAATCTATAGGTGATTATCAAAAAGAGCAATTTGAAAGGTCACAGTTCAAGAGGATAGGTGATTTGGCACACGTAGTACTCAATTTGTATGGTGCCCTGCCATTCCCAATGCGGGATGGCACACCAAACAATCTTGGTTACATAAAACAAAGCAAGACATTGGTTTATGTGGATTCTCCCACGAGGGTAACAGGCTATGCAACTCTGAAGAGAGCTCAGGAGTTGAGAGGGTCATTCATGGGTGGCTGGGAGAAAATAATTGTATTGGGTTGGAACTTCGAAACGGATATTGGAAGGATAATCGAAAGCCTGAACGATGATAAATTAGAAGTGTTGGTAATACCACCGGACTTACTGGAAAGACTGAAGCATAAGGCGGATTATGAGACATTGATAAAAGAGGGGAAGGTAAAATTCTCGTCGCTGCAATATCTAAGTGTAAAGCCCATAAGGAAGAAAGCTTCAGATGAGAGCCAAGATGAACTTGAAATTGAACTTGAGAATTACGTTTTGCTTTCTCCAGACGCATTGCCTCTTGACAAGGATGATAAGGAAAAACTGGAGAAAGTGATAGAAGAAGACCCCCTAAGCCTGATTGAATACTGGAGCATCGATCCTGATTATGACGGCGAAGTATTCAGGAGCAAATGGCAGGACTACAGGGAAAACCATGAAGATAACCAGAAAGTGGACAGAAAAGCGAAGCTTGTAGTCCCCAGAAAAAATGGAAAAAGAAGGGTATGTGTCAAAGCCGTGGACGTATTCGGCTTTGAAAGTGCAGCGGTGCAAGAGGTAAGCTGA
- a CDS encoding Cdc6/Cdc18 family protein, which translates to MKDPISFVEEKVKERAKETSNIKSAIIFDMDFKPPRILIRSELNKVTNDLADYVNLNLPRHIIIYGSKGSGKTLSALTIASAFKESKSIPFFYVNARENPTSIKIYRKLTRIDSRGHDIDEVKSKFDSMLSGKSIVILDEVDFLQDYDILYHLTRHTRANLILLTQKVYWYKDMNDESVKSSLQPDHIVFHEYSSEEIREILKMRADEGLNKYDKESLGLLSAMLVRDYRSDARIGIKALEIIGRLNEWDDDSVRAALKQAYVEVEGETLKNLGDRDLLILAALIKNQDTNRAYSEVSASGNMLLRGVSKSTFFQSVNYLQNLGLITLIKKKIGRYYTMESQILLSDESIVLGELRKRI; encoded by the coding sequence ATGAAAGATCCCATATCGTTTGTGGAGGAGAAGGTGAAGGAGAGAGCCAAAGAGACGAGCAACATAAAGAGTGCAATAATCTTCGACATGGACTTCAAACCACCAAGAATCCTCATAAGAAGCGAACTGAACAAGGTAACAAACGACCTTGCTGATTATGTGAACCTGAATTTACCAAGGCACATAATCATCTATGGTTCCAAGGGATCAGGAAAAACCCTGAGTGCGCTGACAATAGCATCGGCGTTCAAGGAAAGCAAATCCATACCGTTTTTCTACGTAAACGCAAGAGAAAACCCCACATCCATAAAGATTTACCGCAAGCTAACGAGAATCGACAGCAGAGGCCACGACATCGATGAGGTGAAGAGCAAATTCGACTCCATGCTTTCCGGAAAATCTATCGTTATCCTTGACGAAGTCGATTTTCTCCAGGACTATGACATATTGTATCACTTAACCAGACACACCAGAGCCAATCTTATCCTCTTAACGCAGAAGGTATACTGGTACAAGGACATGAACGATGAAAGCGTTAAGAGCTCATTGCAGCCTGATCACATCGTATTCCATGAATACAGTTCGGAAGAGATCAGGGAAATACTGAAAATGAGGGCCGACGAGGGCCTTAACAAGTATGACAAGGAGTCTCTTGGTCTCTTGTCGGCGATGCTTGTGAGGGACTACAGGAGCGACGCAAGGATAGGCATCAAGGCACTGGAAATCATCGGCAGGCTGAACGAGTGGGACGACGATTCCGTAAGAGCTGCCCTGAAGCAGGCCTATGTGGAAGTGGAGGGCGAAACACTGAAGAACCTCGGAGACCGTGATCTGCTGATACTGGCGGCCCTGATCAAGAACCAGGATACGAACAGGGCATATTCCGAAGTTTCAGCGTCAGGCAACATGCTCCTCAGGGGCGTGAGCAAGTCAACATTCTTCCAGAGCGTGAACTACCTGCAGAATCTTGGTCTCATCACGCTCATCAAGAAGAAGATAGGCAGATATTATACAATGGAGTCACAAATATTATTATCTGATGAGTCTATTGTATTGGGAGAGCTTAGAAAGAGGATTTAG
- a CDS encoding recombinase family protein, giving the protein MTLAFAYVRASTIEEVRQGSNERQKEAIRQYTYQKGYELEIFEDKAKSGRNTLRPEFERMLKSLDRRPQIVIVSKIDRFARSLSDLLKTLEYLDQNGVGFVSVNDPGIDTTTPNGRLLLQILGAFAEFERNMINSRTKAGREQAQSKGVKFGRPPLKTRNGSFIDRRKVMELKQKGLSARAIAKSLECSTTPILRILRENR; this is encoded by the coding sequence ATGACACTCGCTTTCGCCTATGTCAGGGCAAGCACCATAGAAGAGGTCAGGCAGGGCTCAAACGAGAGGCAGAAGGAGGCAATCAGGCAGTATACATACCAGAAAGGCTACGAATTAGAGATATTTGAAGACAAGGCGAAGTCGGGCAGGAACACGCTGAGACCGGAATTTGAGAGGATGCTCAAATCGCTTGACAGGAGACCCCAGATTGTTATTGTTTCCAAGATTGACAGGTTTGCCCGATCCTTATCCGATCTGCTGAAAACCCTTGAATACCTTGACCAGAATGGCGTAGGATTCGTCAGCGTCAATGACCCAGGCATAGATACCACAACACCCAATGGAAGACTCCTATTGCAAATTCTGGGCGCATTCGCTGAATTCGAGAGGAATATGATCAATTCCAGAACAAAGGCAGGAAGGGAACAGGCACAGAGCAAGGGTGTCAAATTCGGAAGGCCTCCCCTGAAGACCAGGAATGGGAGCTTCATAGACCGAAGGAAGGTAATGGAACTGAAGCAGAAGGGATTATCAGCAAGAGCCATAGCGAAGTCCCTGGAATGCTCCACCACTCCGATACTGAGGATTCTGAGGGAAAACCGCTGA
- a CDS encoding ParA family protein, protein MIISIANQKGGCGKTTTAVNLGSVLARKHKVLLIDIDPQGNLTTSFGVNKGELNRTMYDVMLDGGLEKAILRKDSIDIVPSIIDLAGAEVQLSGRMGREYILANELSKLSRRYDFIIIDTPPSLGVFTINALVASDYVLIPVQAEFFALEGLTQLLSVVDLVNTRLGRTLKILGMVVTMFNSRTKSSNEVLEDVRKHYSKHLFRTIIPRNVTVTDSTMTGEPVVIYRKDASASKSYVELAKEVENRLRVKR, encoded by the coding sequence ATGATCATCTCAATTGCCAACCAGAAAGGAGGATGCGGCAAGACCACAACCGCAGTGAATCTTGGCTCAGTACTGGCAAGAAAACACAAGGTGCTGCTTATTGACATCGACCCGCAGGGCAATCTTACAACCTCCTTTGGTGTGAATAAAGGTGAACTGAACCGGACGATGTACGATGTGATGCTTGATGGAGGCCTTGAGAAAGCCATACTCAGGAAAGACAGCATTGACATTGTTCCAAGCATAATAGACCTGGCAGGTGCAGAAGTGCAGTTATCGGGCAGGATGGGCAGGGAATACATCCTTGCCAACGAACTCAGCAAGCTGTCAAGGCGATACGACTTCATCATTATCGACACACCGCCGAGCCTTGGCGTATTCACCATAAACGCACTGGTGGCTTCAGATTACGTTCTAATACCAGTTCAGGCAGAGTTCTTCGCGCTTGAAGGTCTCACACAGCTACTCAGCGTTGTGGATCTCGTGAACACGAGGCTTGGTCGAACACTAAAAATACTGGGAATGGTCGTAACCATGTTCAATTCAAGAACAAAATCATCGAATGAGGTGCTTGAGGATGTCAGGAAGCATTACTCGAAGCACCTGTTCAGGACCATAATACCGAGAAATGTTACCGTGACCGATTCAACAATGACCGGAGAGCCAGTGGTAATTTACAGGAAGGATGCTTCTGCCTCAAAATCTTACGTTGAGCTTGCAAAAGAGGTAGAAAACAGGTTAAGGGTGAAACGATGA
- a CDS encoding AAA family ATPase encodes MNKYLEDQNRVMREYGFSELINARRVLSKPFIELPLRNQERMFYDLSRRLKRFAGHTTIAYTIIPDMERGKFRREECSARAANLRDYIEHKGNRNVSITGVSGQGKSYLTMHLLSKFEDRQRIIFSFKPDDHEVHLGIPVIDAKECLPNPFRDINAFSEAYMTAFFGEKISSGIQLQQTPAFLQEIASQSTDWKSFMKTISEKRKSASKNQIETLNAIEQNVKSLIIKDMGSVELANESTVFDFSTLPTKQAQNFYAELMLRQIYREMEERKRKDVLVCIDEAHRLTKSYHTILDVMSREIRDKGMLWIITQNLIDILPEMRANFGTKFTFKLGDADLQILSYNQLVRFSVSVLQPRQFTDIEFPESQAFAPVLTYISDGNEYRETQKILAAVKEERMEEGAGGRGKGIDYKEEIMHILSERMSYATEMGKEISVKYGISKDQAKLRIKSVLEELKNNNEVGRVKYLRDGKPIVMYYSKSPNLSNLHTGMQSQAVDILNELGVSVNRISTTGERGAFDIETDFFMVEIETGLKHSMEDLKERIAGTNLRVIIVVPNRELIDKYRGLGERVLVMTIDSMREMLTEPEKTKTQIK; translated from the coding sequence ATGAATAAATATCTGGAAGACCAGAATAGGGTTATGAGAGAATATGGCTTCTCAGAGCTTATAAATGCAAGAAGGGTTCTTTCCAAACCCTTCATTGAGCTGCCCCTGAGGAATCAGGAAAGAATGTTCTACGACCTGTCAAGGAGACTGAAGCGCTTTGCCGGCCACACAACCATAGCATACACCATTATTCCCGATATGGAAAGAGGCAAGTTCAGGCGTGAGGAATGCTCAGCGAGAGCTGCAAATCTCAGGGATTACATTGAGCACAAGGGAAACAGGAACGTATCTATTACGGGCGTTTCCGGACAGGGAAAGAGCTACCTCACCATGCACCTTCTCTCTAAATTCGAGGACAGGCAGAGGATCATATTCTCATTCAAGCCCGATGACCATGAGGTGCACCTTGGGATCCCGGTCATCGACGCAAAAGAGTGTTTGCCAAATCCATTCAGGGACATTAACGCCTTCTCCGAGGCCTATATGACGGCATTCTTCGGCGAGAAGATAAGCTCCGGAATACAGCTGCAGCAGACTCCAGCTTTTCTGCAGGAGATAGCGTCGCAGAGCACGGACTGGAAGAGCTTCATGAAAACAATCAGCGAGAAGAGAAAATCAGCGTCCAAGAACCAGATTGAAACATTGAATGCGATAGAGCAGAACGTGAAGAGCCTCATAATCAAGGATATGGGCAGTGTGGAGCTTGCAAATGAGAGCACCGTGTTCGACTTCTCAACATTGCCAACAAAGCAGGCTCAGAACTTCTACGCCGAGCTTATGCTGAGGCAGATATACAGGGAAATGGAAGAGCGCAAAAGAAAGGACGTTCTCGTATGCATTGATGAGGCACACAGACTCACAAAATCCTATCATACGATCCTTGACGTCATGTCCCGCGAAATCCGCGATAAGGGAATGCTGTGGATCATCACGCAGAATCTCATCGACATACTGCCGGAGATGAGGGCAAACTTCGGCACGAAGTTCACTTTCAAGCTCGGCGATGCGGACTTGCAGATACTGTCCTACAACCAGCTTGTAAGATTTTCTGTCTCGGTACTGCAACCCAGACAGTTCACGGACATAGAATTCCCTGAGAGCCAGGCATTCGCTCCTGTACTGACGTACATTTCCGACGGCAATGAATACAGAGAAACGCAGAAGATCCTTGCAGCAGTCAAGGAAGAAAGAATGGAAGAGGGAGCCGGAGGGAGAGGGAAGGGCATAGACTACAAGGAGGAGATTATGCATATTCTCAGCGAAAGAATGTCCTATGCAACCGAAATGGGAAAGGAAATATCGGTGAAATACGGAATCAGCAAGGATCAGGCAAAGCTCAGAATAAAGTCAGTCCTTGAAGAGCTGAAGAACAACAACGAGGTTGGCAGGGTCAAATACCTCAGGGATGGCAAACCAATCGTCATGTACTATTCGAAGAGCCCCAACCTCTCTAATCTCCACACAGGGATGCAGAGCCAGGCAGTTGACATCCTAAACGAGCTTGGTGTATCCGTAAACAGGATATCTACCACTGGAGAGAGAGGAGCATTTGACATAGAGACCGATTTCTTCATGGTGGAAATCGAGACGGGCCTGAAGCACAGCATGGAAGACTTGAAGGAAAGAATAGCGGGAACCAACTTGAGGGTGATAATAGTTGTTCCCAACAGGGAGCTAATCGACAAATATCGGGGACTTGGAGAGAGAGTTCTGGTAATGACAATCGATTCCATGAGGGAAATGTTAACGGAACCAGAAAAAACTAAGACGCAGATTAAGTAA